TTGTTCgtccgtaactttgttcagggATGAGTTAGttacctttacttctgagtgagcgcGAGTGTGAGGAAATTCTCTCAAAAAAGTAAACCATGGAGTCTAGCTCTTTGCATTTTATGGTTGcctgtaattttgctcagagatgagttcgCTCTACTTCTGAGTGTGTGAGAGTGACCTTGCTCTTGAGGAAATTCTCTCAAAAAAGTAAACCATGGAGTCCAGCCTTTTGCATTTTATGGTTGcctgtaattttgctcagagatgagttccccttacttctgagtgagtgtgagtgacattgctttgagcaaatttaaaaaaaaaagtaatccATTGAGTCAAATCTCGTGACATTTTTGTGGCCGCCTCCTATTCGCTCAGAGATTAGCcatctttacttctgagtgtgAGTGTCCTTGATTTGAGAATATTGTCTCACCAAAGAGTATGCCATGGAGTCAAGAGAGAAGTCCatttttatttctgagtgagtttgAGCATTGAGGAAATTCTCTCAAAAAGAGGACGCCATGGCCTTATATAGCTAATGTTCAATGCATAATAGACTAGAATTTTGGTCTTTTCTTGTTCTTGTTATACATACGGTATATAAAATTACACAATTCAATTGATTAGATAATTTTTTGAGAACAAAAACAATCTAAACGTAAATTGTGTCTAAAATCGTACCCTCTTCACCTCATCTTTTCCAAGTCCTATTTGTAAACTTTTGATCAATATATGATGCACAAACAATCACTTTTTTCCTATCTCTGTTATTCCTGTCTGACAAGCGGCATTTGTAAAAAAAGTATATGTTCGTATATCATAACACTTTTCTCATTTACAATGGTGCTAAAAGGCTTATCAGAGCCACAATCGCACCATTTTTTTAATCGATACAAACTTAGCAATATATTgactgtaaaataaaaattttgttttgtcaattTTACTACACAAGTGAAAAAAGTTGTATGCAAATGGGGTGACCTAGTAGTTAATGAGATAGACTCAACCATCCTGACATTACAGGTAAAAAAAACGCAAACCCACTGAGTGTATAATGAATCGGTTTCGTTCGACCAATAGTAAGTAGCATCCTACCTAGCTATGGATGCTTGTACAGGACCTTTTACAGGGTGAAAAGGcataaaaacgttttttttttggcaaaaaccaataaacttgtttttcattccaacttttgcttcaatatattacagtattattacGCTATAAATTGATGAGCCCTTTTTTGAGATGACTTAAATTGCTTAATGGTTTGCCTCCGGGCCAAACTGAAATATTcttagttattattattatatacatATTTCAGTCAATATATTGTTTTTACAACAATACCATAATTTAAGTTtcttttatcaaaatatttatttcattttttacctaTTATTTAAAACAAGACGAATCATCTTTGGTCAGCCGTGCCACATATACAGTTGTGGCTTGATAGTATGGATATTTGTTTGCAGATGTAAAATTGTCTGAAATTGTccactttttcatttttctgtCCTTACTTCAAGTTACTTTTATTTGACAAATacagtttttaaaatattttggcaAGAAAATTGATTCAAGTACTTGCCATTATTCTAACTGATAAAGATAGCCACATCAAAAATCATTATGAGGTGATGGTATGCGATACATTACAAGTTGTTTTAATTCCCAGTCTCACAACAGCCTCACAACAGCATTTTGTGATTTTAATAAATGTGTTTCAAGGCACTTTCCATGATCAATTGTGCTGTTGTTAATTTTTAGTTCAATTCCGTTTTCACATCTCTGGGGTTAGGAACGTAAATTTGGGGATTCTGCTATAAATTCTTCTTCTTATATTTTAactgttttttctttttaatttagCAAAATATATGCAATCATATATGTATAGCCCATCGTATATATGTCGTCTGTTGGTGCTGCTTGTTTCTTATTATTACTTATCTATCACTGGAAAACATGGCCAATATGTTGATGACATTTAGTTTTATGCACTCCATAAGAATTGAATAGCTAGTTAGCTAATAATAATGTCTGAATTTCAGAGTTTCAATTTCAGTTGACTTTTCCACATTTTAACAAGTTTGAAATGTTTGGGTTCTGTGAAACTGGATTGTGTCTAAATTTCACTCTGGATGGCGGGAATTGGACATGTTTTATGGAGCATTGTAATTGAGATGGAAAAATTTATCCAGAACAGTGATTCTCAAAACCTTTTTCCTTTGATTAATCTCAAGTCATAAAAAATTTACCTGACTCTCCCACTTTGTTCCTTACAAATAATTTCGAAACTTGAGTTGCGGGATTGGACAGGCACACGCATACCTAAGAATAGAAGTTCAATTGCCAAGCCCAGGTGGTTGGTGAACCCCTACTTCGGAAACTCAGTCCTGAAGGCATTACTCAAGAtcttcaatttgaatttttgaaatgccAACTGTGAATATTAGATCATCAAAGTTGacagcaacaaaatatgtatatGTAATTCTAACCCATCAATGTAACTGACTCATAAATAAGCGATACTgggatataatattttctttatctgttactgttatatatatatctttggTTTCaagcaatgaatataatttgTGTTTAAGCGATTTGCAATGTTTGTGACGATTTTTAGAACAGAGGTTGGGATTGTTTTCATGTCTCGTTTGGGAGTGAAGTATCATAGTGGATTGTGGAGTTCTTCTTATTAAAAATAGCAGAAAATTGTAGCTTATCATTAGGATGTAATAGAAATGATTGTTTTGCCTAGATATCATATTGGCGAGATGGGAAATTTGCGCACCGTGAGATATGGGGACTAATATATTTCTGTGCATGCGGATGATAGGTGGCTCCTAAGATAGGTTGCTCCTAAGATAGCATTAAAGGTGGAAGCCTCCTGTCTATAAATTACAGTTTTGttattgttgtcgctagaagtcTATTGCTTCAATTACTTCAAAAACATCTTCAAGTTCTATGGAATTCGTTTATCTCTTTGTGGAGTTTTGTTTGATGAGTCATCAGTAAATTTGCCCAACATGACGTGGCGATTCCGCGATAGCATTTCAGGGATTAGGTAGTCGGACTACTGATACTGAGGAAGACTTGATATTGCTTCGTTTCGGCCCTCATTGCTCTCTTTTCTGAATCCAAGCTAGTCACAAAGCAATGGCTTCCTATCCACCTTTACGTCATTTTCAACGTAAAATTTTACATAATACCTAAATTGCTGCGACATTgtccaaaacaaattgaaaaaaaactagGTCTATTACCAGTTCTGAAATTAACTgcaacggtaccggtacccgtTGTGGAAGAgatagaaaatgatattttgtgtgCGTTTGCTTAGTAGACCGATGTGCCCCTCGGTCGACCCCAATGGAAAATTTGCCTTTTGAGTGTATACGTTTATAGTATAACGTAAAGACTGTAAGCGAATAACTGATTCATACCAGACGTTGAGTGGTGGCCAATGGAGACGCCGTATGCTCGTACCGTCGTATCGGCTTCTTCTGTCTGGATAAATATAAACTTCTATCGTATAAGATTAATGTATGTGGCGATTACGTTTACAAAAGCCAATCCCAATCaatatttgaattgaataaattctAATTCGTTTTATTTCACCCATAGTCTCCAGTTTCATCATGTTTTACATTcattagaataaaatattttaagtgATGTAACCAGTGCGGCAAGTTAAAAAACTCTTTGGGAAAAATATGggtggctctgaaaagagccgtttaATTTTCAAGATTTcactttttcttcttcttgggTGACTTTTTCTTTTTAGTCGCCTTCTTTTTCTTCCTAGGagacttcttctttttagtcgTCTTTTTCTTCTTAGGAGacttcttcttctttttagtcGCCTTCTTCTTTTTCCTGGGagactttttcttctttttagtcGCCTTCTTCTTTTTCCTAGGAGACTTCTTTTTCTTGGCCcctttctttttctttttcttcggcttcttcttctttttaggTTTTGGTTTCGaagatgctgtagcaggagCTGCCGCCGCGCCTCCTCCACCTCCGCCGCCCTCCTCTTGTGCCTTCTTGATTTTGAACGATCCGTTAGCACCTATTCCCTtcgtctttttcaacgaatcgTCCGCCAGCATTTTATTTAGAGTTGTGTTGAGTCTGGTGTGGCTTCCTCGTCCAAGTTCCCATTTCGAAGAAATGTACTTTTCGATCGCCTGTCGAGATGAACCACGTCTTTCTTTCATGAAGCTAACGGCTTCTCTAATCATCGCTGCATAGCTGGGATGATCTGATTTCGTTCGTGGCTTTTTCGGCTTCGTAAGGGGCTTTAACCCAGAAATCTGGGGGCCCGAACTCGCATCCATCTCCTCCATAGTCTCGGTACAAGCTCGATGTTAGTAGACCGAAAAAAACTTTTGTCAAATTTGCGCGGACGTCCACGGAactgtaaacaaacaaaaaataaaatggagaTACTTTTGAAAATTTCGGCAGAGAgagttgttttttattttttaaattcatgtaaaattcaaatattcttaTAAACGTTAGGCTGCTGTCTTATATTCCATATACAAGGAACGTTTCATTTTAATCGATCTCTGAAAAAGTATGCAAAAAACGCCCGAGTTTTCTAAAACGCTTGAACGTTCAAAAAGTGGAACTTTTTGTTGTGAAGTattattgatgaaatatttttatcttccTCGAAATATTTAACTCCattttacagaaaaataatTGATCACATCCAATTTAAATTTCCAAGTATATAAAATTCGGTACATATACTTTCCGAATGCCTTAAAATATTTCCCAGGTTTTGAAGTATATATACCCGTTTTCGATGATTTATAGCAAAAACTCAGCTCCTGGAAAGAATTTCCATGCACTTTTTGTTACAATCTCTTAGAAAACAACATAAATTAAGTTTGAAAGAAGTCAtaagtttatagtgttttagAATCAATCCAGAATGGACACGACGCAATCACATTTTAGTACGAAGATTCAAAATTGACCGAGTTTAAAAAATTCACCCAAAACGAAACAAATGTGCAGAAAAAAGTATTTTACCAACAGCTCAGACTGTGTATTCGGATATATATTCCGTCGTGCATGAAACATTGTACAATTGAacgaaataattaaaaaacaattgaattgaaaataagaTATGCAATATTTCCACCGACATTGGCGAGTGGGCGCGAAACACCATCATATCGGCGCACTGATGAGTTTCACAACGTTCGTGCATGCAGTTTgcagtaaaatatatatacttatattatatataatcaGAACTGAATGTGCATTTGTGACATCATTTATGAAAGCAACCATCCTAATTCGCGGTGTGCGATTCGTTACTTATTTGGTGCAACTAGTTCATCTTTATTCATGCCATGAGAAcctaaaatacaaatatatatgaattcaAATAATGAACCAAATGACTGGTTGATTTACTACAAACCAGTACGCCCAATATGAGCCCTCGAATCAATGAAACATGACTTGAATAGGATATACTTTCCATATTAATTTCACGGAAAATTAAGGCAATTATAATATCTGAtcatatatattgcaaaatacaaCCCACCGTACAGTTTCCAGACCGAAAGTTGGAATAATACTTTTTTCCCGAATACATGGCTCTGCCAGCAGAGGAAGCCACAACCGACCGCGGGTCACGTGAACCACTCGACAGGGGCAATGGGGTAAATATTGGACGTTGTTCAATCGTAgttgtatatatttacggttcaATACGGCAACGCAATGAATATTGGATATGTAACATatcaattcaataatttgacTAACATTGTTGTTTTtatctaaataaaaaaacattaaaactaaACCCTACCCCACggaaaattcaatgttttacAGATATCATAATTTGCTACGGTGTACTAACGACCCACGATCTTCAAAACGACAAAACATGGCTCAACAGCGTAATTGACGAGTGATTGCTGATTGGCAGCCCATCCTCGTAGTTTCCACCAATCGGATATATGTTAACTAGCTGCTCTACGGGTGATTGACAGATTTGACTTACCATGGCGGACCTCGACGAATAAGTAATACGCAATTAACTCCATCCCGAATGCTGAGTACGTTAGTCTTCCAATTTTATCATACATCTTATTTGAGTATAAATTTTAGACACCCTTTGCAACTTCGGTTTCACCCACCATCATACAGGTTCATAATACGATATTGAATTTGCCATGGTTGTGGAACATGATTACGCTGACGCACGACTTCGGTCACGAGAAGCTTGATCTTTTGCAAAATTAAAGATTCGGGAACTAGGTGCTTC
This genomic interval from Styela clava chromosome 15, kaStyClav1.hap1.2, whole genome shotgun sequence contains the following:
- the LOC120334565 gene encoding uncharacterized protein LOC120334565; the encoded protein is MEEMDASSGPQISGLKPLTKPKKPRTKSDHPSYAAMIREAVSFMKERRGSSRQAIEKYISSKWELGRGSHTRLNTTLNKMLADDSLKKTKGIGANGSFKIKKAQEEGGGGGGGAAAAPATASSKPKPKKKKKPKKKKKKGAKKKKSPRKKKKATKKKKKSPRKKKKATKKKKKSPKKKKTTKKKKSPRKKKKATKKKKSPKKKKK